TTTAGCAGATATCTCCACACTGATTCATTCCAATCCTCTGGATGTTTCTCCATCAGCTCTTCTCATTACAAGTCATTTCTATCCAGATGATTTTCATGGGTACTTGTAGAGGAGAGGGATAGAGAAGGCAGACACCAAACACTCTTAACATCCATTGGCCTCTTCCTCCACTTCTAAGAGACCAGTCCCAAACTCTAGTGTAACTGGCATCTTAATAGCACTTATATTTGGAAAGAAACAAGCACATTGTAGCATGAGAcctcaaagcattttttttcattcacatgGGTTTTGGGACATATTAATTATTATACAGTCTGTCATCTTCTTTGGCACGGATCATTTTAGTCCTCTTGTGGCAGCTGTCCTTCTCAAGGGCCTGGGAATAGGCCTACTTCCCTTTTTTTATGATAAGACACAGACCAGAAAAGGAATGGAGACAGTTTGTCTGTGGTGACTGGCATAGTTGGCTTATCTTTGGCATCTCTTGTTTGCCAAAAGATTCTTCTGTGCTTCCTGGCTCCCCAATTCCCAAGTGTCTAAGCACTTTCACAGAACTGGAGATAGGGCTGGTTACCTCTGTGGCTGCAGTTGGGCCTGTTCCAGGCTCTCCCAGCAAAATTGATCCCTCCATCTGTGTCTCATCTTGAGTGCTGTGAACTGCAGGGCCATGACTAGAAGCTTATGGCATGGTTTGACAGCCACCTGCTCTGGTGTCCCCTCTGTCTTCACCCTGCCTCTCATGACAGTGTCATGGGCCGGACCTGAATTTTCCTGCTTCTCTGGTCAGGGCAGCAGCATTGAGTACAGCAGCAGCTGCAAGCTATTACCAATAGCAACAACACAGTAGCTACggcagaggggaagagagagggggggggggggaagaaatctgttaactgactttctgaaatgAGAAACCAGGGGGGATTAGCCAAGTCCCAGAGTCATCTGGAAGGAAAGAGTCAACTCTAGGAAGTTTGACTCTTTCTGATTCAAGGTCCTTGGAACCAGGTCAGGCCAGAATCCTCTGGATCCTGAGGAGCATTTCTGTGATATGTTCATTCAGTTCCATTCACAGCTAGAGCTGTAAGGCATAGCTTGTGTTCAGTAGGGCAAATGGTCCTCTATTTATTATGAGTTCCCTGCTCCTAGAGAAACTCTCAGGATGGGTGCTGCCTTTCCTTGAAGGTCTGGATAGGATGGCATAGGAGTGCCAGAGggagttaggtggcacagtggataggttgctgggcctggagttcaaatGTGTCTTTAAACTCTTAGtggctctgtgactttgggcaagtcacttaattctgtttgcctccatttcttcaactataaactagagataataatagtacctatgtCTAAGAGTTGTTTcgagaatcaaattagataatgtttGGCAGGATTTAGCCTAGTGCCTGACATACAGTAgactctatataaatgcttatttcctctccttcctcctgatTTCTCGGGCATAGGTTAAAGACTCTAATAAAGTTAGTTCCAGGTCTGACCTCTATTAACCATCACTACTacccccttttcttcctctcatttaCCTCTGACCGCTTTCCTTAGAGCTACCTCCCCACTCCTGCCTCTTGTCCTAAACTACCACTCCTCCACTGCTGTCAGATTAACCATACTCAGAGAAGATAGGGAAAGGCCTGCTCTCTTGGCTTTTCCAGGCCTGGTTTCCATCCCTTTCACTCTCTTACTACTTGATTACCAAATTTAAGGTTCTCTTGAGCCAATTCCATTCTAGAAAATACAGTGTGACTTCCACCCTCATATCACCCTGTGGCTAGTCTATCAGAGCTGCCCATTTGCTGGCTCTCAGCTTCCTGATCTTAGAAGAAGCTCTGGATGCTAAAAAAAACTGAAGTCTCCCAACTTACCAATGAAGAAGACAATGACAGAGAAGGCTACAATCTCAATAGGCTCGGCCTGAGGCAGCTGCTGTAACTTAAGAAGGAACTTCTGGCCCATTGAGTGCATCTCTTGCAGGAAGTTCTGGGTCGCCATACTGTACCACACTTTCCTCTAGGCTGtactgaggaagacagagaggcCAGAGTTAGCTCAGTGCCTTCTCACTAGTCTGGAGCACCAGAGATACTGCCTTCTACCCACTCTCCACATCAGACTGCCCCATATCTCACTCACAGAACAAGTTTGTCAGGTCTCAGCCATCCTTTCCCTCCTGGGTCACATGGGGAGTTGATGGGGCATTTAACTGCTTGGCTCAGCTCCTCCCTAGCTAGGAGATCTAGGTCCTTTCTTTTTCCACACTTGTCCCATGAGTGATGAAATTCAGTGATCTATACATGGGTCTTTAGTCACAAgatggagaatatggaaatatgtattgtttgAAAACACTGATACAACCTATCTTACTGTTTACCACCTGGGGGGccagagggagagaatctgaatcataaaatgtcagaaacaattgtcaaaaattgtttctacatgtaattaaaaaaattttaatttaatttttaaaaaaaggatttgtggtgggagcagttgggtagctcagtgaatagagaaccaggcctagagatggaaggtcctaggttcaaatctggcttcagacacttcccagctatgtgatcctgggcaagttacttaacccccattgcctagcccttaccactcttttgccttggaaccaatacatagtattggtggaaaggaagggttaaaagggaaaaaaaagatctgtGGGAAGAATTCCCTTGTCCACTTCCAAAggtttacttcttttttttttttaatttattttaaaatatttttccatggttgcatgattcatgttctctccctaccctctttcttccccactcccagagctgacaatcatttccactgggttaaacatgtgttgtcacttgatacctatttccaaattattcattttttaaataagagtaatcttttaaaaaccaaaaccccaaattctaTATCCatttaaacaagtgataaatcatatgctttccttctgtgtctctactcccacagttctttctcttgatgtggataatgttctttttcataaatacttcagaattgtcctggatcattgcattgccattAGTATTAAAACCAAccacatttgattgtgccatgatgtttctgtttctgtgtacagttttcctggttctgctcattttgctccacatcagttcatggagatctttccaggttgtatagaaatcaagcagtttatcattccttgcagcacaatagtattccatcaccatcatataccacaatttgttgagccatttcccaattgagggacatccccccattttccaaatgtttgccaccacaaagagcatggctatgaatatttttgtacaaacatttttcattattatctctttggggtaccaacctattagtggtattgctggatcaaagggtatgcattcttttaaagcccaaaggTTTACTTTTGGGGAAGAACTCCACTCTTCTCTAATGGAAGCCCACGGTGATGGGATCATTTGGCGAGACTAAGCATTAGACTGTGGCATTGAAGCAACCTGATGGTTGCTGGTCCAAGGTCTAAGTGGACATTGCTGTTACATTCTTTTGTCTCTGGACACCATTCTTAAGATCTGCCTTGGAGCCTCAGACTGGGAGGGCCGCACTTTAGCACATATTAACTGCTCTGGGTGGCTCTTCTCATTAGCGTAGTAGGAGTAAAATTCTTTCTCCAGAAGCAAACATTATTGGATGTGAACAAGGGAATTCCACACATAGATCACTGAATTCCATCCCTCAGTGAtggagtggggagtggggagaaatagTGGAGCAGTGAGGAGAAAAAGGGGCCCAATCTCCCAAGAACATGTTTTCTTAGGCACTCTGTCAGTGTTGACCTCCCAGTTGATTAAACCTTTGGGAAAAACTAAGGCATAGCCAGGACTCTTTGAGTGCCTGAGCCAAAATATCTCTATCCAGCTCCCCAACAGCTCTTAACTCTTCTATTCTCATTGCTGAGAATCCCTCTGTTATCTTTCCTTACATCCGGTGCTCTCACAAGGAGAAAGAGGACAGATGACATCTTGTCCCTCTAGCTGCCACAAAGAGGTCTTCTATCTTGGGATGGAGGCTTGAATTCCAGCCCTTCAAACCTTAATTACATGGGCTGGTTTGACCTGTCCTCTCTTGTCTGACACAGGAGAACACTCAGATAAAAGCAGCTTAGCCTTTCCCAGTCTCTACCAGCTAAGGCTCTGTTCCTATTCATAGTGGCCTCTAGGAGTCTGAGGCATAGTCAGAAAACTGAAGTATGGTCTGTGGAAAGATATTTTCCTTTGGGAAAGAAGAAGAGCTGTGTGTTTGGACAGAGTTTTGGAGACCAGTGTTACCCTAATAGGAACCTGGGAACAAATCACCATCTCAATCCAGTACCAAAGGATGTGCTCtaatccaaaaagaaaaacaggcaaGGAGCAATTGGCAACAGGAATCAACAccttagctatttttttttaatccttaccttctgtcttagaatcaatattgtgtattggttccaaggcagaagagtggtaaggggtaggcagtggaggttaagtgacttgcccagggtcacacaactgggaagtatctgaggccagatttggacctaggacctcccatctctagatctggttctctatccactgagccacctggctgccccca
The window above is part of the Gracilinanus agilis isolate LMUSP501 chromosome 4, AgileGrace, whole genome shotgun sequence genome. Proteins encoded here:
- the SMIM5 gene encoding small integral membrane protein 5 isoform X2, producing MATQNFLQEMHSMGQKFLLKLQQLPQAEPIEIVAFSVIVFFIATVLLLLVIACSCCCTQCCCPDQRSRKIQVRPMTLS